A stretch of DNA from Lycium ferocissimum isolate CSIRO_LF1 chromosome 4, AGI_CSIRO_Lferr_CH_V1, whole genome shotgun sequence:
gctgaggccatatacTATATAGCACACTtagtcacgtcatgaaatcacCTAATAGCTTAGGCTcgaaaatctcgcacccccttcggagtggtttggaagtctaaataataaaatctcgctccttcggagtggttttgaaaatcgactttatgtttcctttagtacaaaactagttttcttgaaatcattagtaaatcacaaacacgtttcaagtaaatccgagttagtctacgaaagttacgagttGTTGAAGTACGGAACCTAAAAAACATTTCATAAGCCATATTTCGAAATTCAAGTATCATTCATATTAGGAAACTTCCGAATAATGATATGGACCAAATCAAATAGGGACTTTAAGATCATATTTacgtatcaaaatattcatcaaagacTTTAGCCTATcgattttctttcgaacaacatTCGAAATATACCAACTAAAATCTTTGAacatcatgtatatacatatcaaaccACATGGAGTATTTATGGAAATCAAAGACATCGGCCATCCTAGTGGCGCTAAGAATAAAATTTTCCTTAGAATCATACATATACGTTATTTGTTCATTTCATaaaggtcatgccaaaagaaggaaaggtaggctctACACACACATCGCCGACTATTCGTGAATCCTTTTCGCCTCGTTGCCTTTAGCCTATTTATATAAAagtaacgttatcgttagtaactatatttCCGGTCCACAATTCTATAACCCATTTCTTATTGAACCTATAGTTTAGTTTATATTTCCTCGTTTAAGGCTTTCTATTATCTAAAAATCTAGCGAAAATccggcaaagacttccctatACATTCGCCTATCCAAATTTTCAATCGCCCTCCTGTTGACatagaaataccaacaacaacatatggatataatcatatcttcaattccttcaactcaacgaaaacaacaacatattcatatcaacaaaatttcaactttaactTTCTAATCCTTTCGCCATATAATCCATGATAATAACAACCATACTACTAATTAAACTAAATTTACCATAGCTAGTTTAAATTGGTCCTGACTCAAACTCCActtccatattaacatacacaACTCTTGCAATTTCTTCCACATCCACCAATTCATACAAAGACTAATCATCTTCTAAAACATGTAGGAAAatattaaaccttaccttaataGTAACGCCGTGAATAGTGACGTGAATAGTGACGCCGTGAACAGTGCACCGCAGTGAATAGTAGCGCCGTGAACAGTTCGCCGTGAACAGTAGCGCCGCCGTGAACAGTGGCGCCGTTGTGAACAGTAGCCGTGAACAGTGCCCGAACTCCTCTCTCCCTCTAGGCTTGAGAGCCCCTCTCTCTAAAACCTAATTTGCAAGATTAATTGTAGTGTaagtgatgacttagtcatccactTATGCTCATGTATAATCTttacaaagtggacatgtgtcaaTTTTCATGACATGTGTCCATCTTTATTCAAGGCCAACCAAATCTCGCCACGTGTCGTGGGACCCACTTCCGATAATTAACTTACTTAATTACTAATCCctacttaataatctaatcacaatttattaattcctaatctccaatattaatatttctatactaaataaaatttataagcaatttttGTGATAATCAAAGTTGAAAATTAAAAGCTCTTATTTCACATCCGAAAATAATTCCGCCTTTAACTCGAGTCGATTTGCTTGAGGATAATTCGTCGTATAAatgtacggggtataacaaccTATTAGTCTATTACAATTACACTAGAATAGGATTCCCATCAACGTAGGGATTCATCGACTTAACCGACGTGATCGGACAAACTAGTCCGGTCACACCCGACCTCAATAGTGttgaataattaattaaaggaaCACTATATGGTGAGAAAACAAGAATTAGCGACGGATGATTTTTGTTGTTAAACAGTAAAAAATTATcatcaattctatttaataacgAATTAACAAGAAGTCGTATTAGCTATGGGCAATTCAATGACATATTAGTGATGAAATTCGTAGCTATGTTCTGTTTTTGTAttgttgttatatatatatgaccaacCAACTAATGCATGGATCGGTTGTACATagattattttttcttaattaatccTGTCAACCAAATGTTACTGCGCAATTTCACGTTGGGATTACTTTTCACATGTCCTTCAGCCAAACATTAATCTCCCTTGTTACTCCATCGACCCGTCAAACCAACAAGAAAGGCACTACTTCTCTTCTACTATAAATAATCAGTATATCAAGATTAAACCCTCAACCAGAATTTTAATTTGCAGTGTccaaaagaaattaagaatGGCACTAATTCCTCACGTACTCATATTCCCCTTGCCTCTTCAAGGTCCAGTAAATTGCATGCTAAAACTAGCAGAACTCTTATGCCTTCACCAAGAAATTCATGTCACTTTCCTCAACACTGAACATATCCAACAACGCTTGTTAAATTGCACGGACGTTCAAATCCGTTTCGAAAAATATCCGAATTTCAAATTCGTGACAATTCCAGATGGACTGCCAGAAGATAATCCAAGAAATGGAGAGCAGGTAGGGAAACTTATTGAAGGTGTAGAGGAAGTGAGCAACCCACTGTTGAGAGAGATGGTAGCTTGTGGTTCACTTGGACCAAATTCTGAAAAGCCAATCACTTGTCTCATAGTTGATGGTATTTTTACATTTGCTGTTGATGTAGCTAAAGAAGTTGGAATTccacttctttattttgataCTATAAGTCCTTGTGGTCTCTGGACTTATTTGGCTGTTCCAAAACTCATTGAAGCTGGTGAAATTCCTTTCAAAGGTTAGTCTAAATAATTAGCCTTCttgaatttcaagaaagttttgaatttttgctTTATTTGTTTCCTCCATATTTGAATTCTCtaaatttaattatatatatcaagaatcatcaaagaCTCTTTTCAAGTCTGATTGAGCATAAGCTAAATTCTTCTCCATAGTTGTATCTTTAAAAGATGTCTTATCCATgttcaaaaataaaagattttttttttaaatatggccCAAAATAAGTTTTAGATATTTTTATGGCggtaaattatctcataaaattaaattgtttaaatAAAATTCATGGAGGCCAATGGGCCTTggacaaactaataaggaaagtaagataatttttttgggacggagTGAGTATCTTTTTAAAATGCTTATCCATGTAAAAGAATAAAGACAAGTATTCAAAGGTGATACAAGGCTGATAAGtgatgagaaataaaaaaattcatggaGGCCGCTTGTCCACATATTTCTACTCAAGATGACTCTTTGTCTAAGCCATATAAAGCTTCTTTGTTTTGAGGCCGCTTGTCCACATATTTCTACTCAAGATGACTCTTTGTCTAAGCCATATAAAGCTTCTTTGTTTTGAGTCATACGCTATTATCGTTTTCCTTTTCTTAGGCACAATATTGGAAATGGATAAGTAATATGTACATTTTGACTGAACACGAAATTTAAGGGAGAAAGAaacacttttgaaatttatgtatttgcacaaacttaaaagaaaagcacatcacataaattgagacacgGAGAGAgcatattttttcacttttcttacTTATAGTATACACAGTATATactaaaaaaatgataattttagTTTCACTCTGTTTTGGCTTGGTATGTACAGGAAATGACTTAGATGCATTAATAAATAGTTTGCCAGGAATGGAAGGTATCATCAGGCGCAGAGACCTTCCCAGTTTCTGCCGTACACCTGACCTTAATTCCCCAATTATCCAACATGTAATCAAGGAAGGCAAACATATTGTCCAAGCCCAGGGTCTAATATTCAACACATTTGAAGGCCTTGAAGGGCCCATTCTCTCACAATTCCAATCCCATTGTCCAAACATCTATGCCATTGGGCCTCTTCACATTCAAATGAAGGCGAAAATATCTTCGAAGTGTTtaccaaacacaacaacatccaATAGCCTTTGGAAAGACGATATGAGTTGTCTGGATTGGCTCGACACGCAACCAGAGAAATCAGTTCTATTTGTTAGCATTGGAAGCCTTGCAACAATGAGTATGGCCCaattcttggaattttggtatGGTTTAGTGAATAGTAAGATTAGGTTCTTGTGGGTCCAAAGGCCTGGTTCAATTGTTGGGCTTGAAGTGGAGGACAACATTAATGTTCCCATAGCATTGTCTGAAAGTACAAAGGAGAGGGGTTGTATTGTAAGTTGGGCTCCACAAGAAGAGGTTCTAGCTCATCCATCAATTGGTGGGTTCTTAACACATAGTGGATGGAACTCAACTTTGGAAAGTATAGTAGAGGGAGTACCAATGATTTGTTGGCCTTATTTTGTTGATCAACAAGTAAATAGTAGGTATGTTGGGGAGGTGTGGAAGCTTGGGTTAGACATGAAAGATGTATGTGATAGAGACACAATTGAGAGGATGGTGAGAGAAGTGATGGAGGTaaggaaaattgaatttttggaAAGGGCTAAATGTATGAGCAGTTTGGCAATAGCAAGTGTTAGTGAAGGTGGCTCATCATACCAAGATTTGGACCGTTTGATTGAGGATATTAGGCTGAtgaggatataacatcctcaaatgcctaaataattttttgggctCTTCATGATGCTGGGCTAATGTTCTTTCATTTGGTCAATAAACAGTGTAAAATTgaaagtttatttttaatataatgggTAAGTGAAAATGAACAGAGGGAGTGCATCTTATTGTATGAATCATTTGAAATACATGTATTTAGTTAAGTCATCACCTAATACTTGGATGTATTCTTGCAACCTTTCATATATTTTGTATCTTATAAATAGTGGACTCTTTGTCAAATAAAGACACGCCCGAGGAAATAAGAAAaactctctctttctctctttacATTTTTTgtctatattttatttcatattacttttattttacaataaccaaaaaaaaaaaaaaggatttattaATAAAGCTATTATTTGGCATGGCAccatcagtgttttaaaagacaGTTTTAGGACTCGCCCCGAAGCGGGGCATTGGCAAAACACCACGGGGCTCACATGCGGGGTTTAATTCTTGTGAGGCATACGTCCTTATATGttaaattctttaattaaaatcgttGACCCTAATAACAAATGAATGATACTTAATGGTTTTTCATttatagaaataagaagattggTATAGCTCAAATAACAAGTcgtagtattgcatatttactatttgagaacatcgtgagggtgaatatcacttaatatttcttttaaaaatacatcaccgaattgtacattttcacttgtcattggtcttttgtcttatgtatcaaaattatcatattttattagctatttgaaagtaattttatttttattcatgaaggagtcgcattttcattatatccctgataaagtttattgattattttcttgtaaggagataaaatgaatagtatgatagtaatctttgttttaagaaattgtgattttttcattgtttgaaagATGTTAGAGTTAATTTGCATTTTATAATagtttttatttcattgtattgtttatacttgtaaaattcTGTTATACtatataattacaagttgtaAGTGGCGTATAATGAATTATTTTGATTAGTTTTTTGTGAGGATC
This window harbors:
- the LOC132051538 gene encoding 7-deoxyloganetic acid glucosyltransferase-like produces the protein MALIPHVLIFPLPLQGPVNCMLKLAELLCLHQEIHVTFLNTEHIQQRLLNCTDVQIRFEKYPNFKFVTIPDGLPEDNPRNGEQVGKLIEGVEEVSNPLLREMVACGSLGPNSEKPITCLIVDGIFTFAVDVAKEVGIPLLYFDTISPCGLWTYLAVPKLIEAGEIPFKGNDLDALINSLPGMEGIIRRRDLPSFCRTPDLNSPIIQHVIKEGKHIVQAQGLIFNTFEGLEGPILSQFQSHCPNIYAIGPLHIQMKAKISSKCLPNTTTSNSLWKDDMSCLDWLDTQPEKSVLFVSIGSLATMSMAQFLEFWYGLVNSKIRFLWVQRPGSIVGLEVEDNINVPIALSESTKERGCIVSWAPQEEVLAHPSIGGFLTHSGWNSTLESIVEGVPMICWPYFVDQQVNSRYVGEVWKLGLDMKDVCDRDTIERMVREVMEVRKIEFLERAKCMSSLAIASVSEGGSSYQDLDRLIEDIRLMRI